TCTACCGGCGTACCTTCGTTGACGATGTAGCCCTGAGCACTCGGATTGTTGTTCAACTGGATATAGAAGTTGTCAACACGAGCCTTGACGTCATCATCCGGAGCCTTGCCGAATTCATCGATAAGTGTCTTGGACGGTTTCGGAGCAACCGGAGCACTTTCACTTGCAGTGGTCACACAATTACAGGTCGGATCGATTCCGCCCACCTCAGCCGTAGCTGTGATGTTCGAAACACTACCGTCTGCAGGCGTGCGAACCGTGATCGACGATGTTCCCTGTCCTGATTCGATCGAACCGGCAGATACTGCCCAGTTGACCGAGTTAGAACCGGCACCGCTCAAGGTAAAGGTCATCGTTGCACCAGGATCGGTCGTTCCGGCCGGTCCGCTGACCGACAATGTCGGGCAGGAGCAAACCTGAACACAATCTGCACACTCTTCGATAGTTATTGTCTTGGTTTCGGTCTTGCCGCAAACGCCGCAACCATCATCAACACCTGTTGTGATCGTGTACGTTCCCTTGCCAACTCCCGAAAGATCCCACTGAACGTTTGCACCGCTGCCGACAATGCGTCCGCCCGAAACTGTGTAGTTATAGGTAAGGACATCATTTTCTGCATCGCTTGCACTCGTTGCAACGTTGACCGTACGGTTGTCGTTACAAGCACCCGATCGTGATTTGAATCCAGGAGCACATCCAAGCGTGATAACCGTGTCACTGATCGTGACCGAGTTAACTACCGCCGGGATATTGACAATTTCCGTCTGACGCTTCGTGCGGCGTCCCAACGTCAACTGTGCAATGTATCCGTTTCCATCACTCGATGTGACAAATCCATTAGGAGCTCCAGTCCAGCTTGAGGTGATAATAACCGGATTACAAACCGTATTGCCTTCACCGCCTACTGTGCCGCCACCAGTTGTAACTGAGCGGCAAGGAATCGTTACGTTACTAGAGAAACTAGCGTTCGGATCAAAGCTATCCAGATCCTGCTGGTTAAAGTTGTAGCGATATGCAAGTCCGAGGCTGGCCCAACGTACCGGGAAGATCCTGGCACCGATGATGCCGTCCATCGGGTGATTCTCAAACGCGTTCGGAGTGCGTCCGCCTACATAGTAGAGCGAGCGGAACTCAGCGATCGGCTGGAAGAACTTGTTAAGCGGGAAATCGACACCGATCGACGACTGGAGTTCATCCGGTCGGTCGAGAGCTGTGAATGTGCCGCCCGGCAGGTCCATCTTGGTCTTGCTGGTATAGCGGTAGCCAATGTTGGCCGACAGATTAGCCCACTTGGCGAGACGTGCGTCCGCAAAGAAGGTCAAGGCAACGTCGCCCATATTGCCGCCTGCACTCGCACCACGCTGCAACTGGTTAAATCCGGCAGCATCGTTAGCGTTGTCAGCATAATAGGTGTATGAAGCAACGAGGCCGTATCCGACCGCATTGTGAATGTTGTTCATTCTCCACTTGAAACCAACGTCAAATGAGTTGAACGCTGATTCGCCGTAGCCGCGATTAATGAACGGAGCATCCGGAAGGTATGACGGAGCCTGTGAAAAGACCAGCGGGCCTTCGCCAGCAGGGGCACCGGTAACACCTACCAAAGCCGTGCTTCTAAGCACAACGCCCGGGAGGATGCTGCCATAGACAGAACCGATACCCGGGAAGAGCGACGCACCGTTACCGCCAGCGGCGGCGCCATATGTCGCATTCGTGCCAGCTGCAAATCCGAATACCGGACCCGAGAAGAACGGCGGCAACAGTCCGAATGTGCCGGCATTGCCGCCGACGAACGGATATGTCACATACGGAGCACCCGTTGGGCGATAGACTGCCGAATTAATGAAGGGGTTAGCACCCGGTCCGCGCGGAGCCAAAACGATTGCCGGTGCGCGAGTCAAACCCGGTCCAGGAATAAAGAACTGCGAGTTCGGCAGATAGTTGCTCGAAAGGTTACGCCGTGAGTTAACCTTGATCGCACGATAAGCTTCTGTATTAAAGAAGAGTTCGACCTTATTGGTCAAACCGATCTGGAAGCTGGCCGGCACCGACGTAAAGTCCGCATCACCGGGATCTCGATCGTAGTTGCTCATTGCCAAGCTTATGGTGTATTCACCCTTGCGAAGCGTCTGGCCATCATAAACAGTAAATAAACCGGTAGCGCCGCCAACCGGACCGCCCGTTCCCACGGTCGGTGCAGTGTTACGCGGATCTGAGTCCGGTCTGCCGTTGCTCTGGGCCATCGCCGCAAAAGCAAGAGTTAAAAGTAAAAGTGTCGCAATGTACACCTTGTTAGCGAGTTTCATCACATTCCTCCGCCGAAATAAAAAAATTAAATTCAAAAGGCCAGCAATTGAGAACAATTAAGTTTCTAAAATCCACTTACCTCAAAGCTACCCAAGTATTACATACGCCTAACTGCTTTGCCAACCGCAAATACGCACAAATCAAGCTATGTGCTAATCGTTAGTTCTTTAACTACAATAATTTGTAGGGGAAAATCCGTTCAAAGTCAATTTGACCGAAATCAAATAGAATTATCCCCGCTTTAGACGATACCGCAATCGAAAAACAAAATCAAGTGTTTTTAAGCTTGCGGTAACGCCACCAATTTATGCATAAATACCGCGCATCCGCGTATCGTATGCAACTCGATCGATCGCAAGCATATAGGCTGCAGTGCGAGTATCCACGTCGTGCTTTTCAGCATAGTGGCATAATTCGTTAAAGCTAGCCACCATTTTGTCCTTGAGGCGGGCGTTGACCTCGTCCTCGGACCAGAAATATCCCATACGATCCTGCACCCACTCGAAGTACGAAACCGTTACACCGCCGGCGTTTGCAAGAATGTCCGGAATTACGAAGATTCCCTTGTCGTGCAATATCTTGTCAGCTTTCGGGGTCGTCGGGCCATTTGCTCCCTCAGCCAGGATCTTACACTTGATGCGGTCAGCATTTTCCGATGTGATCTGGTTTTCGGTGGCACACGGTGCAAGCACGTCGCATTCGAGCTCAAGTAATGCTTTGTTATCGACGAACTCGACATTCGGATAGCCGTCAAGCGTTTTGTGCTCTCTTAAATAGGCGAGAACGGCAGGAATGTCCAAACCGTCCTTATTATAGATACCGCCGCCGACATCAGATATGGCGATCACCTTGTATCCGTGTTGGTGCATAAGTTCCGCACCGATACCGCCCACATTTCCCGACCCCTGAACAACGACTGTCGTCTCTTCGGGAGTCAGGTTAAATCTCTTGATCGCCTCTGACATAGAAATAAGTATGCCGCGGCCCGTTGCTTCACGTCGGCCGAGCGAGCCGCCGAGAGCAACCGGTTTACCGGTGACAACCCCAGTGACGGTGTGGCGTGCGTGCATTGAGTACGTGTCCATTATCCACGCCATCGTCTGCTCGTTGGTCCCCATATCCGGGGCGGGCACATCCTTGTCGGGGCCAATGAAATCGATCAATTCCGACGTATATCGACGAGTCAATCGTTCGAGTTCGCCGACCGACATCTGTGACGGGTCGCAAATAATGCCCCCCTTGCCGCCGCCAAAAGGAACGTTGACGACCGCACATTTCCAGGTCATCCAGGCAGACAATGCCTTGACCTCGTCTAAGCAAACATCGGGAGCGTATCTAATACCGCCCTTTGCCGGACCGCGTGCAAAGTTGTGCTGAACTCGAAAGCCCTCAAAAACCTGTATATGCCCCGTGTCCATTCGGACAGGTATATAGACCTTGATCTCGCGACTCGGTACACGCATCAATTGGTACAGATCCTCGTCCAGACCCAAAAGGTTTGCGGCGCGGTCAAAGCGCTCACTCATTGCCTCAAACGGATTCTTTTCGTCACTTCCCTTAAATCGACGCATTTCGTCAGCCATTGGATTTGCCATTTTATACACTCTCCAAAAAAATAATATTAACTAACCTAATTTATATACTAATTCATCGACCCCGAACGAAAGCCTTCGAGATCGAGCGTAACGTACTTAAAACCAACACTCCGAAACTCACGCCGAACCCGGCC
This is a stretch of genomic DNA from Chloracidobacterium sp.. It encodes these proteins:
- a CDS encoding Glu/Leu/Phe/Val dehydrogenase, with the protein product MANPMADEMRRFKGSDEKNPFEAMSERFDRAANLLGLDEDLYQLMRVPSREIKVYIPVRMDTGHIQVFEGFRVQHNFARGPAKGGIRYAPDVCLDEVKALSAWMTWKCAVVNVPFGGGKGGIICDPSQMSVGELERLTRRYTSELIDFIGPDKDVPAPDMGTNEQTMAWIMDTYSMHARHTVTGVVTGKPVALGGSLGRREATGRGILISMSEAIKRFNLTPEETTVVVQGSGNVGGIGAELMHQHGYKVIAISDVGGGIYNKDGLDIPAVLAYLREHKTLDGYPNVEFVDNKALLELECDVLAPCATENQITSENADRIKCKILAEGANGPTTPKADKILHDKGIFVIPDILANAGGVTVSYFEWVQDRMGYFWSEDEVNARLKDKMVASFNELCHYAEKHDVDTRTAAYMLAIDRVAYDTRMRGIYA